One bacterium genomic window, TGACCGGCGCGCACGTCACCGCCGCGATCCTCCGTGAAGAGAACTTGGGCGCTGACATCGACCCCGGTCAAGGGGCGATATCGCCCCGCGAATGGGGCGAGGAGATCCATTTCCGGGGACGGATCTCCGCGAACATCCGCGGGCGCCCCGCGCGGCGTCGATGGGCGGAACGGCGCCCGGAAATCGGCGCCCCGCACGCCGCGGGCGCCTGCGGTTTCGCGCGCCGGCGCGGCGGCGCCTACAATCTCGCCCCGTGAACGCGAACCGCGGAACGATCGGCATCTTCGATTCGGGCGTCGGCGGCCTGTCGGTCCTCCGCGCCCTGCGGGCGGAGCTGCCGCGCCACGAAATCGTCTACCTGGCCGATCAGGCGCGCGTGCCGTACGGGCCGCGGCCGCTCGAAGAAGTCCGCGGCTTCGCCGTCGCCAACGCCCGTTTCCTCCTGGCCCGCGGCGCGCGTCCCGTCGTCGTCGCCTGCAACGCCGCCTCCGCCGCCGCGCTCCGCCACCTGCGCGAAATCCACCCCGAGGAACTGTTCGTCGGGATGGAGCCCGCGGTGAAGCCGGCCGCCGAGAGGACGCACAGCGGCGTCGTCGGCGTCCTCGCCACCCCGGCGACCTTCCAGGGGGAGCTCTACGCGTCGGTCGTCGAGCGGTTCGCCGAGGGGGTCGAGGTGCTCGAGGACACCTGCCCCGGGCTCGTCCAGCGGATCGAGGAAGGGGATCTCGACGGACCGCGCACCCGCGCGATCCTCGAGCGGGCGCTGCGGCCGATGCTCGCGCGGAAGATCGACGTCGTCGTGCTCGGCTGCACCCACTACCCGTTCGTCGTGCCGCTGGTGCGCGAAATCTGCGGTCCCGGCGTGCGGGTGATCGATCCCGCCCCGGCCGTCGCGCGGCAGGCGGCGCGGTTCGCCGGCGCGCCCCCCGCCGACGATCGCGCGGGCGCGGCGACCCTCTTCACGACCGGCGACGCGGCGGCTCTCGCCGCGCTGGCGCCGCGGCTCCTCGGGAC contains:
- the murI gene encoding glutamate racemase — translated: MNANRGTIGIFDSGVGGLSVLRALRAELPRHEIVYLADQARVPYGPRPLEEVRGFAVANARFLLARGARPVVVACNAASAAALRHLREIHPEELFVGMEPAVKPAAERTHSGVVGVLATPATFQGELYASVVERFAEGVEVLEDTCPGLVQRIEEGDLDGPRTRAILERALRPMLARKIDVVVLGCTHYPFVVPLVREICGPGVRVIDPAPAVARQAARFAGAPPADDRAGAATLFTTGDAAALAALAPRLLGTLGEHCAVRHVDPPVPEPA